Proteins co-encoded in one Salvia splendens isolate huo1 chromosome 4, SspV2, whole genome shotgun sequence genomic window:
- the LOC121798105 gene encoding monothiol glutaredoxin-S4-like → MDRVSKMVAEKPVVIFSKSSCCMSHTIRSLFSDFGVNPTVYELDEIPRGREVEQGLSRLGCNPSVPAVFIGGEFVGGANEIMSLHLKRALKPMLKRAGALWL, encoded by the coding sequence ATGGATAGAGTGAGCAAAATGGTGGCGGAGAAGCCGGTGGTGATCTTCAGCAAGAGCTCGTGCTGCATGAGCCACACGATTAGGTCTCTCTTCTCCGATTTTGGGGTGAATCCGACGGTGTACGAGCTGGATGAGATCCCGCGGGGGAGAGAGGTGGAGCAGGGGCTGTCGCGGCTCGGCTGCAACCCTAGCGTGCCGGCGGTGTTCATAGGCGGTGAGTTTGTTGGTGGGGCCAATGAGATCATGAGCCTTCATCTCAAGAGGGCCTTGAAGCCCATGCTCAAGAGGGCTGGGGCTCTATGGCTTTGa